In Primulina eburnea isolate SZY01 chromosome 5, ASM2296580v1, whole genome shotgun sequence, a single window of DNA contains:
- the LOC140832087 gene encoding uncharacterized protein: MYCSCWGKRWKCVSQVELHPLTSNSAETSSNKLPITEMMGAICTQNDEDNIQHAWTRAKAFVDQMLSVRKFIYKQGSRSEHRPFSYALEIMSTNKDLFMEFLPGPKPKIARFIHPVLNDKLSEFESEGATDLRHGSTDGRYLKTIDRKGRQNSSETSFKVHPDKIVMLKPASLDIKYSDSVTCHCSSLPDYKRLRGEILKAKPASFSLKEMKRKLKTTFAGTREEPNQSFMDGNPHTLATSRSIFKVGDCNCREVDTKDSFIFSKNVEIKENQCNKPWLKSIMGPDTVCMSNTVRKKLDFPSVSLSRKQKFDVIFEPRRHLSTRVKNITEIEIPMKKKSPKTIEKALSSPDHDFLLINPITNDQCCPGSAQMRFSPFSNSLTRSPSRPNNEVKSWVDFKINDGIEILEMKTSSSGIRSTVDQAHDTVIAAINEMNCKSMIEEMSCIQHPELSYSQLWSEINSGDVVKTRQRIDRINKHEDNGNEIHLMDSLSENEILVPTGDDAPSTPSFCHQMKLSDSIIYQEHQSPISVLEPFFSDDSISPQSISLQTAEELVQPLRLDFEEHSSVSTSQNPQTNASSSTNENNYISRYVHLVLQLASCLNWEDLSAMKPPHQELLDPTLLDEVEFLPVDSTTDPKLLFDHINEVLLQMYRCHFYFPPSMAFVKQKMRHLPLVEAVLYEIMREADFYLLPQTEKRTLNQIISKEVANSRSWLDIRLDTEQIVKDVSEEVLEESVLDTILEFLI; encoded by the exons ATGTATTGTAGTTGTTGGGGAAAAAGATGGAAATGCGTTTCACAGGTAGAGCTCCATCCTCTCACTTCAAATTCAGCTGAAACCTCTTCAAATAAGCTGCCAATAACTGAAATGATGGGGGCAATCTGCACTCAGAATGATGAGGACAATATTCAACATGCTTGGACGAGGGCCAAAGCGTTTGTTGATCAGATGTTAAGTGTGAGAAAATTCATATACAAACAAGGGTCGAGGTCTGAGCACAGACCCTTTTCCTACGCATTAGAAATTATGAGCACAAACAAGGATTTGTTCATGGAATTTTTACCTGGACCGAAACCAAAAATTGCTAGGTTCATCCATCCAGTTCTGAATGACAAATTATCAGAATTCGAAAGCGAAGGTGCAACTGATTTGAGGCATGGTAGTACGGACGGTCGATACTTGAAAACTATCGATCGTAAGGGTCGTCAAAATTCTTCGGAAACAAGTTTCAAGGTCCATCCTGATAAGATAGTAATGCTGAAGCCAGCTTCCCTGGACATCAAGTATTCTGATAGTGTGACGTGCCATTGCTCATCCCTGCCGGATTATAAGAGATTGAGGGGCGAAATACTGAAAGCAAAACCTGCATCATTTTCTCTCAAAGAGATGAAGAGGAAACTGAAGACTACATTTGCAGGCACTAGAGAAGAgccaaaccagtcttttatggATGGCAATCCTCATACACTTGCTACTAGTAGATCGATTTTTAAAGTTGGAGACTGTAATTGTCGTGAAGTGGACACGAAagattctttcatcttttcgaAAAATGTAGAAATAAAGGAGAATCAATGCAACAAACCATGGCTCAAATCCATAATGGGTCCTGATACTGTTTGTATGAGTAATACTGTGCGCAAAAAATTAGACTTCCCTAGTGTTAGCCTATCCAGGAAACAAAAATTTGATGTGATATTTGAGCCAAGAAGACACCTCTCTACAAGGGTGAAGAATATAACTGAAATTGAGATTCCGATGAAGAAAAAATCCCCAAAAACCATAGAGAAGGCTCTCTCCTCTCCTGATCATGATTTCTTGCTTATTAACCCGATAACGAATGACCAATGTTGTCCTGGTTCTGCACAGATGAGATTTAGTCCTTTCAGCAACTCTCTTACTCGAAGTCCATCAAGACCAAATAACGAGGTTAAATCTTGGGTTGATTTTAAGATAAATGATGGTATTGAGATCTTGGAGATGAAGACAAGTTCGTCTGGGATTCGAAGTACTGTTGATCAAGCGCATGATACCGTTATTGCTGCGATCAACGAAATGAACT GTAAATCAATGATAGAAGAAATGAGCTGCATTCAGCATCCTGAATTAAGTTATTCACAATTGTGGAGTGAAATAAACAGCGGTGATGTTGTCAAAACTCGACAAAGAATTGACAGAATCAACAAACACGAGGACAATGGAAATGAGATTCATCTCATG GATTCACTTTCAGAGAATGAGATATTGGTACCTACAGGGGATGATGCTCCGTCAACCCCTTCGTTCTGTCACCAGATGAAATTGTCTGACAGCattatatatcaagaacatcaaaGCCCAATTTCTGTTCTCGAGCCATTTTTCAGTGACGACTCTATCAGTCCACAAAGCATCTCGCTTCAAACTG CCGAGGAGCTAGTACAACCTCTTCGCCTTGACTTCGAGGAGCACTCATCAGTGTCTACCTCTCAAAACCCACAAACCAATGCAAGTTCCAGCACGAATGAAAACAATTACATCTCCCGTTACGTGCATTTGGTGTTGCAATTAGCTTCTTGCTTAAACTGGGAAGATCTATCAGCAATGAAGCCACCACACCAAGAACTGCTCGATCCCACCTTACTCGATGAAGTTGAGTTTCTACCAGTGGATTCTACTACTGATCCTAAACTCCTCTTCGATCACATAAATGAAGTCTTACTGCAGATGTATCGATGCCATTTCTACTTTCCACCTTCGATGGCTTTTGTAAAACAAAAAATGAGACATCTTCCACTTGTAGAGGCTGTACTTTATGAGATCATGAGAGAAGCTGACTTCTATCTGCTTCCTCAGACCGAGAAAAGAACTTTGAATCAGATAATTTCAAAAGAAGTTGCGAATTCAAGATCGTGGCTGGATATCCGGCTTGATACCGAGCAAATTGTTAAAGATGTTTCAGAAGAGGTTCTCGAGGAATCTGTTCTGGATACAATACTCGAATTTCTCATTTGA
- the LOC140832088 gene encoding probable aquaporin PIP-type pTOM75 has product MAENKEEDVRLGANKFTEAQPLGTAAQTDLKDYSEPPPAPLFEPGELKSWSFYRAGIAEFVATFLFLYISILTVMGVNRAKNKCASVGIQGIAWAFGGMIFALVYCTAGISGGHINPAVTFGLFLARKLSLTRAVFYMVMQCLGATCGAGVVKGFMVGPYQRFKGGSNFVQHGYTRGDGLGAEIIGTFVLVYTVFSATDAKRNARDSHVPLLAPLPIGFAVFLVHLATIPITGTGINPARSLGAAIIFNRDLAWDDQWIFWVGPFIGAALAAVYHQIIIRAIPFKSGRV; this is encoded by the exons ATGGCCGAGAACAAGGAAGAGGATGTCAGGCTGGGAGCCAACAAATTTACAGAAGCGCAACCATTGGGCACCGCCGCTCAAACGGACCTGAAAGATTACTCGGAGCCACCACCAGCCCCTTTGTTTGAACCCGGAGAGCTGAAATCGTGGTCTTTTTACAGGGCTGGGATTGCGGAATTTGTGGCCACCTTCTTGTTTCTGTACATCTCAATCTTGACAGTGATGGGGGTTAATAGAGCGAAGAACAAGTGTGCATCTGTGGGTATTCAGGGCATTGCTTGGGCCTTCGGTGGCATGATTTTTGCGCTTGTTTACTGCACTGCTGGTATTTCAG GTGGCCACATAAACCCAGCTGTAACATTCGGTTTGTTCCTGGCAAGAAAGCTTTCCTTGACGAGAGCTGTATTCTACATGGTGATGCAGTGCCTTGGTGCCACATGTGGTGCGGGTGTGGTGAAGGGTTTCATGGTGGGACCTTACCAAAGATTCAAAGGTGGGTCGAACTTTGTTCAACATGGCTACACTAGAGGCGATGGACTTGGTGCTGAGATTATAGGCACTTTCGTTCTCGTCTACACAGTTTTCTCTGCTACTGATGCCAAGAGGAATGCCAGGGATTCACATGTTCCC CTTCTAGCCCCACTTCCCATAGGTTTCGCGGTGTTTCTAGTTCATTTAGCCACCATCCCAATTACTGGAACCGGCATCAACCCTGCCAGAAGTCTCGGAGCAGCCATCATCTTTAACCGAGACCTCGCATGGGATGACCAA TGGATCTTTTGGGTTGGACCTTTCATCGGCGCTGCGCTTGCTGCAGTTTACCACCAAATTATCATCCGAGCCATACCCTTCAAAAGTGGCAGAGTTTGA
- the LOC140832089 gene encoding serine/threonine-protein kinase BSK7-like — translation MGCHCSKITSCCFFSDYDGSVQEAKNAENEDKGEISGLPVFREYSIEQLRIATSGFAVANIVSEHGEKAPNVVYKGKLENQRRIAVKRFNRSAWPDSRQFLEEARAVGQLRNNRMANLLGCCAEGDERLLVAEFMPNETLAKHLFHWEAQPMKWAMRLRVALYLAQALEYCTSKGRALYHDLNAYRIVFDDDANPRLSCFGLMKNSRDGKSYSTNLAFTPPEYLRTGRVTPESVTYSFGTLLLDLLSGKHIPPSHALDLIKDRNLQMLTDSCLEGELSNDDGTELVRLASRCLQYEPRERPNPKSLVAALVPLQKDTEVPSHVLMGIPHGEAATPLSVLGEACLRMDLTAIHEILDNLGYKDDEGAATELSFQMWTNQMQDTLNSKKKGDMAFHQKDFRAAIECYTEFIDVGTVVSPTVFARRSLSHVMSDMPEEALDDAVQARVISPVWHIASYLQASALFALGRENEAQIALKEGSILEEKRPTPS, via the exons ATGGGTTGCCACTGTTCAAAGATCACCTCATGTTGTTTTTTCTCGGATTATGACGGATCAGTTCAGGAAGCCAAGAATGCTG AAAATGAAGATAAAGGTGAAATTAGTGGTTTGCCTGTATTTCGTGAATACTCAATTGAACAACTCAGGATAGCTACATCTGGATTTGCAGTCGCGAACATAGTTTCAGAACATGGGGAGAAAGCTCCAAATGTGGTTTATAAAGGGAAATTGGAGAATCAGAGGCGGATAGCTGTCAAACGCTTTAATAGGTCTGCTTGGCCTGATTCCCGGCAGTTCCTG GAAGAAGCAAGAGCTGTCGGTCAACTCCGAAATAATAGAATGGCCAATTTACTTGGCTGCTGTGCTGAAGGTGACGAGAGGCTGCTTGTTGCTGAATTTATGCCCAATGAAACTCTTGCAAAACATCTGTTTCATT GGGAAGCACAACCTATGAAATGGGCAATGCGGCTAAGGGTTGCTTTATATCTTGCTCAAGCATTAGAATATTGCACGAGTAAAGGACGGGCTCTTTATCACGATCTTAACGCCTACAGAATAGTGTTTGATGAT GATGCCAATCCCAGACTGTCATGTTTCGGTTTAATGAAGAACAGTAGAGATGGAAAAAGTTACAGCACAAATTTGGCATTTACTCCTCCTGAGTACCTAAGAACTG GAAGAGTTACTCCAGAGAGTGTAACATATAGCTTTGGCACACTTTTACTTGATCTCCTCAGTGGTAAACATATTCCACCAAGCCAT GCCCTTGATTTGATAAAGGACCGAAATCTCCAAATGTTAACTGATTCTTGCTTGGAAGGTGAGCTATCCAATGATGATGGAACCGAGTTGGTTCGTTTAGCATCAAGATGTTTACAATATGAACCCCGCGAGAGGCCTAATCCTAAATCACTAGTTGCTGCACTAGTTCCTCTTCAAAAGGATACAGAG GTTCCTTCTCATGTATTGATGGGTATCCCTCATGGCGAAGCGGCTACGCCTCTGTCGGTCCTCGGCGAAGCATGCTTAAGAATGGATTTAACAGCTATACACGAGATATTGGACAATCTCGGGTACAAAGACGATGAAGGGGCGGCAACTGAG CTTTCATTCCAGATGTGGACAAATCAAATGCAGGACACTTTAAACTCAAAGAAGAAAGGTGACATGGCTTTCCATCAAAAAGATTTCCGAGCTGCAATTGAATGTTACACAGAG tttATCGATGTTGGAACCGTGGTATCGCCTACCGTGTTTGCTCGTCGTAGTCTCTCACATGTTATGAGTGATATGCCAGAGGAGGCCCTTGATGATGCGGTGCAGGCACGGGTTATATCTCCTGTTTGGCATATAGCTTCATATTTACAAGCTTCCGCTCTTTTTGCATTAGGAAGGGAGAATGAGGCACAGATTGCACTTAAAGAAGGTTCAATTCTTGAAGAAAAACGGCCCACACCATCCTGA
- the LOC140832090 gene encoding DNA topoisomerase 2-like, with product MAAARKVPLTTSNNSNIPPPVTAAGKKTIEETYQKKTQLEHILIRPDTYIGSIEKHTQTLWVYENEQMVHRSISYVPGLYKIFDEILVNAADNKQRDSKMNSVKVTIDVESNCISVYNNGDGVPVEIHQEEGVYVPELIFGHLLTSSNYDDKEKKTTGGRNGYGAKLTNIFSTEFVIETADGKRQKKYKQVFSDNMGKKSEPLITKCKSNENWTKVSFKPDLAKFSMTYLEEDVVALMKKRVIDVAGCLGKTVKVELNGQQFNFKSFSSYCELYLKSPSVSSSDPLPRFEEEVHERWQICVSRSEGQFQQVSFVNGIATVKGGTHVDFVTNKITSHLINVMKSKNKKNKTFDLKPHTVKNHLWIFVNALIDNPAFDSQTKETLTLRAGSFGSSWDFTSKFLDKVAKSDIMKNIEEWAEFKQQKDLKKTDGSKERKIYGLAKLADANEAGGKNSDKCTLILTEGDSAKALAIAGLAVLGRDHYGVFPLRGKLLNVREASHNQLMQNLEIQNIKQILGLQHGKQYDSVKSLRYGHLMIMTDQDHDGSHIKGLLINFVHSFWPSLLKVPSFMLEFITPIVKATHRNGGKKSFYTMPEYESWKESLGENAKNWSIKYYKGLGTSTNEEAKEYFGDLRMHKKDFLWVDEEDGEAIELAFSKKKIEERKSWLRQFEPGTYLDQRERLIKYKDFVHKELILFSMADLQRSIPSMVDGLKPGQRKILFCSFKRNFIKEAKVSQFSGYVSEHSAYHHGEQSLASTIIGMAQNYIGSNNINLLKPNGQFGTRGQGGKDHASARYIFTQLSPVTRFIFPKADDILLNYLNEDGQCIEPSWYVPIIPMVLVNGSEGIGTGWSSFVPNYNPKDIIANVRHLLNDEPMDAMHPWYRGFRGTIDKTATKEAGGASYTISGIIEEVDEATLRITELPIRKWTQDYKEFLESVAAENDKSKDPFIECCSDNSTGDIVHFLVCMSPDNLLLAKQEGLLKKFKLTTSISTTNMHLFDSNGLIKKYDTPEQILEEFFHIRLEFYDKRKATLMVNLENDLLKCENKYRFIRCVVEGSIIVSNRKRADLFCELKEKGFTPFPKKKSSADVFIAGSTDDAKETKENLQAATSQGDSTSDYDYLLSMSIGTLTLEKLQELRAERDKLLQEVEDLKNATIKSLWLSDLDALEGKVDELEQSVQQIEVERKKILGKAKITRPVLKNPRKNNKMAKNKETAEPNEISINSVPETDNIAENKKVKGKEAAKKKAPARKAADSDDHDDDDSGGIAGLRQRLASYNLDSSPDHAEDMETEVPNKNKGPSERAAAQKKQPITVSETLDEDEIEIIQDESFEPEENKQKAGKKPANEKAAAKPPAGTKKRGPISKQSQVIDQKLITEVSKPGDIISPDKKVRKMRASPFNKKSSSVLGRELTIEMEETSPEQENTGSVNGQAVAPRARPQRANRVIRTYVISDDSESDAADDDSESDQFSDFNDDED from the exons ATGGCCGCAGCCAGAAAAGTCCCCCTCACCACCAGCAACAACTCCAACATTCCCCCGCCGGTAACCGCTGCCGGTAAGAAAACAATCGAAGAAACCTACCAGAAGAAAACCCAGCTCGAACACATCCTCATTCGACCTGACACTTACATTGGTTCCATTGAAAAGCATACTCAGACCTTATGGGTGTACGAAAACGAACAAATGGTCCACAGATCAATCTCATACGTCCCTGGTCTCTACAAAATCTTTGACGAAATCCTTGTCAATGCTGCTGACAACAAGCAGAGGGATTCAAAAATGAACTCGGTCAAGGTGACGATTGACGTCGAATCCAACTGCATCAGTGTTTACAATAACGGGGACGGTGTTCCGGTGGAGATTCATCAGGAAGAAGGTGTTTATGTGCCTGAATTGATTTTCGGGCATCTGTTGACCAGTAGTAATTACGACGACAAGGAGAAGAAGACTACGGGTGGAAGGAATGGTTATGGCGCTAAACTCACGAATATCTTTTCCACTGAATTTGTGATCGAGACTGCAGACGGAAAGAGACAGAAGAAATACAAGCAG GTTTTCTCGGATAACATGGGAAAAAAGTCGGAGCCTTTAATAACAAAATGCAAATCTAATGAGAATTGGACAAAAGTTTCATTCAAGCCAGACTTGGCAAAGTTTAGCATGACTTATTTGGAGGAGGATGTCGTTGCCTTGATGAAAAAGCGGGTAATTGATGTTGCAGGTTGCCTCGGGAAGACAGTGAAGGTGGAATTGAACGGGCagcaatttaattttaaatcatttTCAAGTTACTGTGAACTTTATCTCAAATCTCCTTCGGTATCTAGCTCCGATCCGTTACCAAG ATTTGAAGAGGAAGTGCATGAAAGGTGGCAGATTTGTGTAAGTCGAAGTGAAGGACAATTTCAACAG GTCAGCTTTGTAAATGGAATTGCAACAGTCAAGGGTGGGACTCATGTCGATTTTGTCACCAACAAGATAACTAGCCATCTCATTAATGTCATGAAGAGCAAGAACAAAAAGAATAAGACATTTGATCTCAAACCCCATACCGTAAAAAATCATTTATGGATATTTGTCAATGCTCTTATTGACAACCCTGCTTTTGATTCTCAAACAAAAGAGACTCTAACACTTCGTGCAGGAAGTTTCGGTTCATCTTGGGATTTCACTTCAAAGTTCTTGGACAAAG TGGCCAAGTCTGATATAATGAAAAACATTGAGGAATGGGCCGAATTCAAGCAGCAGAAAGATCTCAAGAAAACAGATGGATCAAAGGAAAGAAAGATCTATGGGCTTGCGAAATTAGCTGATGCTAATGAGGCCGGGGGAAAAAATTCTGATAAATGTACGTTAATCTTGACAGAAGGTGATTCAGCCAAGGCACTTGCA ATTGCTGGATTGGCTGTCCTAGGACGAGATCATTATGGTGTGTTTCCTCTAAGAGGTAAATTGCTTAATGTGAGGGAAGCGAGTCATAATCAGCTAATGCAGAATCTtgaaattcaaaatatcaaGCAGATTTTAGGACTCCAGCATGGTAAACAATATGACAGTGTAAAGTCACTCAGATATGGTCATTTGATGATAATGACTGATCAG GATCACGATGGTTCCCATATCAAGGGGCTGCTAATAAATTTCGTTCACTCATTTTGGCCGTCATTGCTCAAAGTTCCTTCATTTATGCTAGAATTCATAACTCCTATTGTTAAG GCTACTCAtagaaatggaggaaaaaagTCCTTCTACACCATGCCTGAGTATGAATCGTGGAAGGAAAGTTTGGGGGAAAACGCAAAAAATTGGTCTATTAAGTATTACAAG GGGTTAGGAACAAGCACAAATGAGGAAGCCAAGGAGTATTTTGGAGACCTTAGGATGCACAAGAAGGATTTTTTATGGGTGGATGAAGAAGATGGAGAGGCAATTGAACTTGCTTTCAGCAAAAAAaagattgaagaaagaaaaagttGGCTTCGCCAATTTGAG CCTGGCACGTACCTTGATCAGAGAGAGAGACTTATCAAGTACAAAGATTTTGTCCATAAGGAACTTATATTGTTTTCAATGGCTGATCTTCAGAGATCAATTCCATCCATGGTTGATGGATTGAAACCAGGTCAACGAAAGATACTTTTCTGTTCTTTCAAGAGAAACTTCATCAAGGAAGCAAAAGTTTCCCAATTCTCGGGTTATGTATCTGAACATTCAGCTTACCATCACGGTGAGCAGAGTCTTGCCAGTACCATCATTGGCATGGCTCAGAATTACATAGGCAGCAACAACATAAATCTTCTTAAACCTAATGGTCAGTTCGGCACACGAGGACAG GGTGGAAAAGATCATGCAAGTGCAAGGTATATTTTCACTCAGTTGTCTCCTGTTACAAGATTTATCTTTCCTAAGGCAGATGATATTCTCCTCAACTATTTGAATGAAGATGGGCAGTGTATTGAACCCTCATG GTATGTGCCTATCATACCGATGGTTTTAGTAAATGGAAGTGAAGGAATTGGCACAGGTTGGAGTTCCTTTGTTCCAAATTACAACCCTAAAGACATTATTGCCAATGTGAGGCATTTGTTGAATGATGAACCAATGGATGCTATGCATCCATGGTACAGAGGATTCAGAGGAACAATTGATAAAACTGCGACAAAGGAAGCTGGAGGAGCTAGCTATACAATCAGTGGAATCATAGAGGAAGTTGATGAAGCGACACTTAGGATAACAGAGCTTCCTATTCGAAAGTGGACTCAAGATTACAAGGAATTCCTGGAGTCTGTTGCCGCCGAGAATGATAAGAGCAAAGACCCATTCATTGAG TGCTGCAGTGACAATAGTACTGGGGACATTGTTCATTTTTTGGTTTGCATGTCTCCGGACAATCTTTTGCTAGCTAAGCAGGAGGgtttgctgaagaaatttaaaCTAACCACATCAATCAGTACCACTAACATGCATTTGTTTGACTCAAATGGTTTAATAAAGAAATATGACACCCCTGAACAGA TTCTTGAGGAATTTTTTCACATAAGACTCGAGTTCTATGACAAAAGAAAGGCAA CTTTGATGGTCAACCTTGAAAATGATTTGTTGAAATGTGAAAATAAATATAGATTTATACGGTGTGTCGTGGAAGGAAGCATTATTGTGAGCAACAGAAAAAGAGCCGACTTGTTCTGTGAATTGAAGGAGAAGGGTTTCACTCCTTTCCCAAAAAAGAAAAGCTCTGCAGATGTTTTCATTGCTGGCTCAACTGATGATGCCAAAGAAACTAAGGAGAATCTCCAAGCAGCAACAAGCCAAGGAGATTCAACTAGTGATTATGACTACTTGCTCTCTATGTCAATTGGTACATTAACACTTGAGAAGCTGCAGGAGCTGCGGGCTGAGAGAGATAAACTCCTTCAGGAAGTTGAGGACTTGAAAAATGCCACGATAAAGTCTTTATGGTTATCTGATCTTGACGCTCTTGAAGGAAAAGTTGAT GAGCTAGAGCAAAGTGTGCAACAAATAGAGGTGGAGCGAAAAAAGATACTAGGCAAGGCAAAAATAACAAGACCAGTACTGAAGAATCCACGTAAGAATAACAAGATGGCAAAAAACAAAGAAACTGCTGAACCAAATGAAATATCGATTAATTCTGTTCCAGAAACAG ATAATATTGCAGAAAACAAGAAAGTGAAAGGCAAGGAAGCAGCTAAAAAGAAAGCTCCTGCCCGAAAG GCTGCTGACTCAGATGACCACGATGACGACGACTCTGGTGGGATAGCTGGTCTAAGACAACGCCTTGCATCTTACAATTTGGACTCTTCTCCTGATCACGCAGAAG ATATGGAAACCGAGGTGCCAAATAAAAACAAAGGACCAAGCGAAAGGGCTGCCGCACAGAAGAAGCAGCCGATAACTGTTTCCGAGACTCTTGATGAAGACGAGATTGAGATAATCCAAGACGAGAGTTTTGAACCTGAAGAGAATAAACAGAAGGCAGGGAAAAAACCAGCTAATGAAAAAGCAGCTGCCAAACCTCCAGCAGGGACCAAGAAAAGAGGACCAATAAGCAAGCAGTCTCAAGTTATAGACCAAAAACTGATCACAGAAGTTTCGAAGCCGGGCGATATTATTTCCCCTGACAAGAAAGTGAGGAAAATGAGAGCATCGCCATTTAACAAGAAAAGCAGTTCTGTTCTCGGCAGGGAgctcaccatagaaatggaggAGACTTCACCAGAGCAAGAGAACACTGGCAGTGTCAACGGCCAAGCTGTGGCTCCAAGAGCTAGACCTCAAAGGGCAAACCGGGTGATACGGACATATGTTATCAGTGATGATTCCGAAAGTGATGCAGCTGATGATGATTCTGAGAGTGATCAATTCTCCGACTTTAACGATGACGAGGATTAG